The following are encoded in a window of bacterium SCSIO 12643 genomic DNA:
- a CDS encoding RNA polymerase sigma factor has protein sequence MAVDQRLIQQCIKGKEKAYYELYKLCFSDLMAVCVRYFRNKEEAAPVLNKAFLRITQNLDKYKSDVPWDRWIKRIMINTIINEYKSQKRNKDFFVPTSFESGSLEFDNYSLNEIKERIDLEHIKSFIHELPATQKEVFNLYAIDGYTHKEIAEMLEIPLGTSKWLLAEARKRLKTMVTKSLNINTAIAI, from the coding sequence ATGGCGGTTGATCAAAGACTTATTCAACAGTGCATTAAAGGTAAGGAAAAGGCTTATTATGAACTATATAAGCTTTGTTTTTCAGACCTAATGGCTGTCTGTGTAAGATATTTCCGCAATAAAGAAGAAGCTGCACCAGTATTAAACAAGGCTTTTTTAAGAATTACGCAGAATTTAGATAAGTATAAATCTGACGTTCCCTGGGATCGTTGGATTAAACGAATAATGATTAATACGATCATTAATGAATATAAAAGTCAAAAAAGAAATAAAGATTTTTTCGTTCCAACTAGCTTTGAAAGCGGATCTTTAGAATTTGATAATTATTCATTAAATGAAATCAAAGAACGCATTGATCTCGAACACATAAAATCTTTTATTCATGAGTTGCCCGCAACTCAGAAAGAAGTTTTTAACCTTTATGCGATAGATGGTTATACGCATAAAGAAATAGCTGAAATGTTGGAGATTCCTTTGGGGACCTCAAAATGGTTACTTGCCGAGGCAAGAAAAAGACTTAAAACTATGGTAACAAAGTCTTTAAATATTAATACTGCAATCGCGATATGA
- a CDS encoding PKD domain-containing protein encodes MKKINKLILAIFALLSVQMVQAQCDASFTHTGTDPTFSFSPNTTPSISSAAWWNFGDGNISYTISPSHTYAANGSYMVTFNVIDSASNCSDIDTLWINVTNAAPVTCSAAFTISGTSPTFTFNPTGTPTAPAGYYSYVWDFGDGNVSYANNPTHTYTANGTYNVTCIFYDSIWCADTVTNIVTVTGISTPSCDASFTVIDSNGTFIFIPSAPFPGAVYSWILSDGSVYGVQNPVVNLTTPGNYVMCLTISDPSSGCSDTFCDTVVVNPAVCDASFTVSNMDPSYTFTPNTVPSVSSGYFWDFGDGNTSTLLNPTHTYAANGTYNVTFTVIDTLNWCGDSSVTSITVTNIVPTPTVGQITGIVAMGLQGADAGVVFLITYDSAAGTLTMVDTTQIDSFGMYAFYNVPYGTYLVKAALSPASINYTNFLPTYYATSVWGGELLWNNATDVVLNTPYLNNVNFNLVPGSNPGGPGFVGGLVSQGANKTGDPMSDIQIMILDQNGDAVAYEYSDNTGSFNIPDLPYGTYTVYPEVHGRVTTSVDVVLSAAHPGTNQIRIEVNSTTVEASIATGINDLPQFANIRLFPNPVKEILNVDLGSELSGKTTLQILDLTGKVISTTNVSSTGVMTVNTSELNTGVYILSVENNGNKAIYKFVK; translated from the coding sequence ATGAAAAAAATTAACAAATTAATTCTTGCGATCTTTGCGCTACTATCGGTGCAAATGGTTCAAGCCCAGTGTGACGCTTCGTTCACACATACAGGAACTGACCCTACGTTTAGTTTCTCGCCTAACACGACCCCTTCAATCAGTTCTGCTGCCTGGTGGAATTTTGGTGATGGGAATATTAGCTATACCATCAGTCCTTCACATACCTATGCTGCAAATGGAAGTTATATGGTTACATTTAATGTAATCGATTCTGCTTCAAACTGTAGTGATATCGATACCCTTTGGATCAATGTAACCAACGCAGCACCCGTTACTTGTAGTGCGGCATTTACTATTTCTGGAACATCTCCAACTTTCACGTTCAACCCAACAGGTACTCCAACTGCTCCAGCAGGATATTATTCTTATGTATGGGATTTTGGTGATGGAAACGTGAGCTACGCAAATAATCCAACGCATACATACACCGCAAATGGAACATACAATGTAACTTGTATTTTCTATGATAGTATTTGGTGTGCTGATACTGTAACCAATATAGTAACGGTGACTGGTATCTCAACACCTTCATGTGATGCTTCATTCACTGTAATTGATTCTAACGGAACTTTTATTTTCATTCCTAGCGCACCATTCCCAGGAGCAGTTTACTCATGGATTTTAAGTGATGGTAGTGTATATGGAGTACAAAACCCGGTTGTTAATTTAACTACTCCTGGCAATTACGTAATGTGTTTAACTATTTCCGATCCTTCATCAGGTTGTTCAGATACTTTCTGTGACACAGTAGTAGTTAATCCAGCAGTTTGTGATGCTTCATTTACAGTATCAAATATGGACCCTTCTTATACATTTACTCCGAACACGGTGCCTTCAGTTTCTAGTGGTTACTTCTGGGATTTTGGTGATGGAAATACTTCTACTCTATTAAATCCAACACACACTTATGCTGCAAATGGAACTTACAACGTTACATTTACTGTAATTGATACCTTAAACTGGTGTGGTGATTCTTCGGTTACATCAATAACTGTAACCAACATTGTTCCTACTCCAACTGTGGGACAAATCACAGGTATTGTTGCAATGGGATTACAAGGTGCTGATGCTGGGGTAGTATTCTTAATTACATATGATTCCGCTGCAGGAACTTTAACAATGGTCGATACTACTCAAATCGATTCTTTCGGAATGTATGCATTCTATAACGTACCTTACGGAACATATTTAGTTAAAGCTGCCCTTAGTCCAGCTTCTATTAACTATACAAATTTCCTACCTACATATTATGCTACCTCAGTATGGGGAGGAGAATTACTATGGAACAATGCTACTGATGTAGTTCTTAACACCCCTTACCTAAACAACGTAAACTTCAATCTGGTACCAGGTTCAAACCCTGGAGGACCAGGATTTGTTGGTGGTTTAGTAAGTCAAGGGGCAAACAAAACCGGAGATCCAATGTCTGATATCCAGATCATGATTTTAGATCAGAACGGTGATGCAGTAGCGTACGAGTACAGTGATAACACCGGATCATTTAATATTCCTGATTTACCTTACGGTACTTACACCGTTTATCCTGAAGTTCATGGTCGTGTAACTACTTCTGTTGATGTGGTTTTATCTGCAGCTCATCCAGGAACAAATCAAATTAGAATTGAAGTAAACAGTACAACTGTTGAAGCTTCTATTGCTACTGGAATTAATGATTTACCACAATTTGCTAATATCAGATTATTCCCAAATCCGGTAAAAGAAATTCTTAACGTGGATTTAGGTTCTGAATTAAGTGGAAAAACTACGCTTCAAATATTAGATTTAACTGGTAAAGTTATTTCGACTACTAACGTTTCTTCAACTGGTGTAATGACAGTTAATACTTCTGAGTTAAACACAGGAGTTTATATCTTATCTGTTGAAAATAACGGTAATAAAGCAATATATAAGTTTGTAAAATAA
- a CDS encoding T9SS type A sorting domain-containing protein codes for MRKIYTLAIGLVGLVGASFAQNNLDYKIEPQQMTGEVIATRDAASADVARGTQSCVDTVDYALYRSLNSAGQVTYATVLLQDSMTTIKGMGLFFPVPAGQSVGVNGLEFFANSRKADGSASSVVVSLYTAGADSLPTGTALETQTVSVDTNSQTLGDIYNLVTFSSVANLSNSFVITVEAGSPTDSTALWTGGVLSGGFDGYPTSLEVGGNWLRPGASAQIGGIVPRIHPLIQYDVMNNVIPSVTKLSGPNEEVTFNITASQMGSSYLTFTGLLQDNNTTAINFGDGNMTVDASATETNTYAVETNDYTVVLTDSVGLYTINPEFCVATETITIQKAYPLSINDLDSGKFFAFTSNDEIVVGNGEGTAVLYSITGTVVKQVVLSNTLERINVSDLSNGVYMLQVGENVVKLNL; via the coding sequence ATGAGAAAAATTTACACATTAGCTATAGGTTTGGTTGGCCTTGTAGGTGCAAGTTTTGCACAAAACAACTTAGATTATAAAATTGAGCCACAACAGATGACCGGAGAGGTAATTGCTACAAGAGATGCTGCTTCGGCAGATGTAGCTAGAGGTACTCAAAGTTGTGTGGATACTGTAGATTATGCATTATACAGATCATTAAACAGTGCGGGTCAGGTGACTTATGCAACTGTACTTTTACAAGATTCAATGACTACAATCAAAGGAATGGGATTATTTTTCCCGGTACCTGCAGGTCAAAGTGTTGGCGTAAATGGATTAGAATTCTTTGCGAATAGTAGAAAAGCAGATGGTTCAGCTTCATCGGTTGTTGTAAGCCTTTATACTGCTGGCGCAGATTCATTACCAACTGGAACAGCTTTAGAAACACAAACTGTAAGTGTAGATACGAATAGCCAAACTTTAGGTGATATTTATAACCTGGTTACATTTTCTAGTGTAGCAAACTTGAGCAATTCTTTCGTAATCACTGTTGAAGCAGGGTCTCCTACTGATTCAACTGCTTTATGGACCGGTGGTGTACTTTCTGGAGGTTTTGATGGATACCCAACTTCATTAGAAGTAGGTGGTAACTGGTTAAGACCTGGAGCTTCTGCTCAAATTGGTGGAATTGTACCAAGAATTCACCCATTGATCCAATATGATGTTATGAACAATGTGATTCCTAGTGTGACTAAATTATCAGGACCAAATGAAGAAGTAACTTTCAATATTACTGCTTCTCAAATGGGAAGTTCTTATTTAACTTTCACTGGTTTATTACAAGATAACAATACTACTGCAATCAACTTCGGTGATGGTAATATGACTGTTGATGCTTCAGCTACTGAAACAAATACTTATGCAGTTGAAACTAACGATTATACAGTGGTTTTAACTGATTCAGTTGGTTTATATACAATCAACCCGGAGTTTTGTGTGGCTACTGAGACGATTACAATCCAAAAAGCGTATCCATTAAGCATTAATGATTTAGATAGCGGAAAATTCTTCGCATTTACATCAAATGATGAGATCGTTGTTGGAAACGGAGAAGGTACTGCAGTATTATACAGCATTACTGGTACTGTTGTGAAACAAGTTGTTCTTTCAAATACTTTAGAAAGAATCAATGTATCTGACTTATCAAACGGAGTTTATATGCTTCAGGTAGGTGAAAACGTTGTGAAGTTGAATTTATAA
- a CDS encoding PKD domain-containing protein: MQRKDAPFALLYVIILLFAPINVNAQVNANFSSVQTIGCSPLMVEFNDLSTGSNIIYRKWEFGNGNMSIGNNTHPYVIYNSSGFYSVTLTVSDGIDTSTVTKTNLIHVTPPPTAAISLPVNHGCVPVTLSPQDISTASVAPIVSWEWDFDDGALLDSNQNAVHTYQVKGNYSISLKVTDSLGCSDYTIISHPFKVYKPKSRFSSIGSRFACSPPLNVNLSSQPIGTSPFTYSWTVNNQNFTSSQLATAIHQSGNYDVELIVTDSIGCKDTLNINNYLRIGNSSTSINAPDTTCRNTLENFIAVGPTNSYYTWDYGDGNTGTGISTSHSYAYPGTFTITLVANNPGGCSDTVTQNIVVETVSADFTSSPHYSCQQPMMVNFQDQSTGNITQWEWNFGAHNGTSTSQNPTHQINHPGIYNDTLTVTTAFGCQSTVVKLANDSLIVNQANFTPSITEGCAPLTVQFQNTTPALLSLQSVFWDFDFGSVSSTTNTQMSPTHVFTIPGVYKVKLTAITYSGCQTSIIKTIRVGSPQNAAFALDTNLACGSESIQCINNSTDTNLINYYSWNFGDGSFEYQPQPQHIFKDTGYLNISLIVGYNGCYDTASIDSAIYIKSPITDFSYNVDCTQPNNVAFSPSTLGGTSFYWDFDDNSPIDSTSWNHTHVFPNIDGDYDVSILAKDSTTSCQYKYTKKVRIRYLQGQLSSTDSITCLNDSVLFSTSGSNNIFGSIDWSLNNFSNLASGIGAHKFRINQRGNNTIYAIIKDLNGCRDTLATHVKAFKPIARMNVDTMLGCAPFSVQFSDSSSSDTNIISYLWNFGDGTNSSQKNFNHVYTQQQATSYDVSLTVTDTFGCSHSVKRYDYIATTLPPAFFNSTDLDICARDTANFIDIPNGNYTYAWDFGDSSSSTIQTPSHAYQTDGQYSISLSVADSNGCINTFTRPSFITVRPIPSPQFASDKQSTSCYPSSIIFNNTSNIATSWEWNFGDTTGTRITSSGMAQHLYHQPGVYDITLKVTSDYGCSDSINLGQHINIQGPTAQIDLQPNTGCLNKQFSFNVAQINPAANIFTWDFGDGTIQTLNNQSSAIYHTYNYATSYDITLLTSDSLGLCVKTDQSTVHVIEIKADFDLSHQFGCTPVNLNLTNKSAGYNQQAWSVDGIFKSSSKNPNLDLTQPGMRTISLKVWNDSVSCMDSIQKQIEVFPLPHVSTYSDTSICYGDSLQLSVSGANSFQWFPSNFLTATNIPNPITTTTQNMQYVVQGTDSNNCINTDTLDIQIVTPAQILSFPKDTMIYEGQSFALTVNADQKLNYLWTSDEYLSCEDCKDPFVEPQQKSVYTLHYEDPFQCFSGDTSVTVDIIDFNVYIPNSFTPNNDGDNDVFMLASDGVDRLMYMYIYDYWGNLVYESRELDQGWDGTYNGQTLNGNTAYVYKIKVIGFSGKTAEFVGTVNLISR, translated from the coding sequence ATGCAACGCAAAGACGCCCCTTTTGCATTGCTCTACGTGATTATATTGTTGTTTGCCCCAATTAACGTTAACGCTCAGGTTAATGCTAATTTTTCTTCAGTTCAAACCATTGGATGCAGTCCTTTAATGGTTGAATTTAACGATCTCTCCACAGGCTCGAACATTATCTATAGAAAATGGGAATTTGGAAATGGCAATATGTCCATTGGAAATAATACCCATCCTTACGTGATCTATAATTCTTCCGGATTTTATAGTGTTACACTTACCGTTTCAGATGGAATCGATACCTCTACTGTTACCAAGACCAACCTCATCCATGTTACACCTCCCCCAACAGCCGCCATATCACTTCCGGTAAATCATGGTTGTGTTCCTGTTACTCTGAGTCCTCAAGATATTTCAACCGCATCGGTAGCTCCTATTGTTTCATGGGAATGGGATTTTGATGATGGTGCTTTATTGGACTCCAACCAAAATGCAGTTCACACGTATCAAGTTAAAGGAAATTATTCCATTTCATTAAAAGTCACCGATTCACTGGGCTGCTCAGATTACACGATAATCTCACATCCCTTTAAAGTTTATAAGCCAAAATCGAGATTTTCTTCAATTGGTTCTCGATTCGCATGCAGTCCGCCCTTAAACGTAAACTTATCCAGCCAACCCATTGGCACCAGCCCTTTTACTTATTCATGGACCGTCAACAACCAAAATTTCACTTCTTCTCAATTAGCGACTGCAATTCATCAATCCGGAAACTATGATGTTGAACTTATAGTCACTGATTCAATAGGATGTAAAGACACACTAAACATCAACAACTACCTTAGAATTGGAAATAGCTCTACTTCTATAAATGCACCAGATACAACCTGTAGAAATACCCTAGAGAACTTTATCGCTGTTGGCCCAACAAACTCTTACTATACATGGGACTATGGAGATGGAAATACCGGGACAGGTATTTCTACCTCTCATAGTTATGCTTATCCGGGTACATTCACCATAACTCTCGTTGCTAATAATCCTGGAGGTTGTTCTGATACTGTAACTCAAAATATTGTTGTAGAAACTGTTTCTGCCGATTTCACTTCTTCACCGCATTATTCTTGTCAACAACCAATGATGGTCAACTTTCAGGATCAATCCACCGGAAATATTACGCAATGGGAATGGAACTTTGGAGCTCATAATGGGACATCTACCAGTCAAAACCCAACCCATCAAATCAATCACCCTGGCATCTACAATGATACATTGACTGTTACAACTGCTTTTGGATGTCAAAGTACTGTGGTCAAATTAGCCAATGACTCTTTGATTGTAAATCAGGCCAATTTTACGCCTAGTATTACCGAAGGTTGTGCTCCGCTCACCGTACAATTTCAAAATACCACTCCAGCTTTGTTATCCCTTCAAAGTGTATTCTGGGATTTTGATTTTGGATCTGTTTCTTCTACTACAAACACACAAATGTCGCCAACGCATGTTTTTACTATACCTGGAGTTTACAAGGTAAAGCTAACCGCGATTACGTATTCAGGATGTCAAACGAGTATTATTAAGACCATTAGAGTTGGAAGTCCTCAAAATGCTGCTTTCGCATTAGATACGAATTTAGCTTGTGGTTCGGAATCTATTCAATGTATCAACAACTCTACAGATACTAATCTCATTAACTATTACTCCTGGAATTTTGGGGACGGATCCTTTGAGTATCAACCACAACCACAGCATATTTTTAAGGACACAGGTTATTTAAACATTTCACTTATTGTGGGCTACAATGGGTGTTATGATACTGCATCTATCGATTCAGCAATTTATATTAAATCACCAATAACAGATTTTAGCTATAACGTAGATTGTACACAACCCAATAATGTGGCCTTCTCACCTTCAACTTTGGGGGGTACAAGTTTTTATTGGGATTTCGATGATAACTCACCAATTGATTCAACCAGTTGGAATCATACTCATGTATTTCCGAATATCGATGGTGATTACGATGTATCTATTTTAGCGAAGGACTCTACCACAAGTTGTCAATACAAATACACTAAAAAAGTACGTATTCGTTACCTTCAAGGACAATTATCCAGTACTGATTCCATCACATGTTTAAATGACTCCGTCTTATTCTCAACCAGCGGCTCCAACAATATTTTTGGTTCCATTGACTGGTCTTTAAACAATTTCTCAAATCTTGCTTCTGGTATTGGCGCTCATAAATTCAGAATCAACCAACGTGGAAATAATACGATTTATGCTATAATCAAAGATTTAAACGGTTGTAGAGATACATTAGCAACCCATGTAAAAGCTTTTAAACCGATCGCAAGAATGAATGTGGATACGATGCTGGGATGTGCACCTTTTTCTGTTCAGTTTTCGGATTCCTCATCAAGTGACACCAATATCATTTCTTATTTGTGGAACTTTGGGGATGGGACGAATTCTTCTCAAAAGAATTTTAATCATGTGTATACACAGCAGCAAGCCACATCATATGATGTCAGCTTAACTGTAACTGATACTTTCGGTTGCTCTCATTCGGTTAAACGATATGACTATATCGCAACGACTCTACCTCCTGCATTTTTTAATTCTACCGACTTAGATATTTGTGCACGAGATACAGCAAATTTCATAGATATTCCGAATGGGAATTATACTTATGCCTGGGATTTTGGAGACAGTTCAAGCAGTACTATTCAAACTCCTTCGCATGCTTACCAAACCGATGGACAATATTCTATCTCTCTTTCCGTAGCAGATTCCAATGGCTGTATCAATACATTCACCAGACCATCATTTATTACGGTTAGACCTATTCCAAGCCCACAATTCGCGTCTGATAAACAATCTACTTCTTGTTACCCTTCCAGTATTATATTCAATAATACTTCAAACATAGCCACTTCATGGGAATGGAATTTTGGAGATACAACCGGTACGAGAATCACAAGTTCCGGCATGGCACAGCATCTATACCATCAACCTGGAGTTTATGATATTACTTTAAAGGTAACTTCAGACTATGGTTGTTCCGATTCTATTAACCTTGGACAACATATCAATATACAAGGGCCAACAGCTCAAATTGATCTTCAACCCAATACCGGATGTCTGAATAAGCAATTTAGCTTTAATGTGGCACAAATTAATCCGGCAGCCAATATCTTCACATGGGATTTTGGCGATGGTACAATCCAAACTTTAAATAATCAAAGTAGTGCGATTTATCACACCTACAATTACGCAACAAGTTACGACATAACTCTTTTGACTTCAGACTCTTTGGGGTTATGCGTTAAAACAGACCAGAGCACAGTACATGTGATCGAAATTAAAGCCGATTTTGACCTTTCTCACCAATTTGGATGTACTCCTGTAAATCTGAATCTCACTAACAAATCCGCTGGATATAACCAGCAAGCATGGTCTGTTGATGGAATCTTTAAATCATCTTCTAAAAATCCGAACCTGGATCTCACCCAACCTGGTATGCGTACAATTTCCCTAAAAGTTTGGAATGACTCGGTAAGCTGTATGGATTCCATTCAAAAACAAATCGAAGTATTTCCGTTACCTCATGTGAGCACCTATTCTGATACTTCTATTTGTTATGGTGATTCTTTGCAATTGTCTGTATCTGGAGCAAATTCATTTCAATGGTTCCCTTCCAATTTTTTAACCGCTACAAATATTCCAAACCCGATAACCACAACGACCCAAAACATGCAATATGTAGTTCAGGGAACGGACTCAAATAACTGCATTAATACAGATACCCTGGATATCCAAATTGTAACTCCTGCACAGATTTTATCTTTTCCAAAGGATACCATGATCTATGAAGGTCAAAGCTTTGCTTTGACCGTAAATGCAGATCAAAAACTAAACTATTTATGGACTTCCGATGAATATTTAAGTTGCGAAGATTGTAAAGACCCTTTTGTAGAACCGCAACAAAAAAGTGTGTACACCTTACACTACGAAGACCCTTTCCAATGTTTTAGCGGAGATACTTCGGTTACCGTTGACATTATTGATTTCAATGTCTATATACCCAACTCATTTACGCCAAATAATGACGGAGATAACGATGTCTTTATGCTCGCATCTGATGGTGTAGATCGCTTGATGTATATGTATATTTATGATTATTGGGGCAATTTAGTATATGAATCAAGAGAGTTGGATCAAGGATGGGATGGTACCTACAATGGTCAGACATTAAATGGTAATACTGCTTATGTATATAAAATAAAGGTTATTGGTTTTAGCGGTAAAACCGCAGAGTTTGTAGGAACAGTTAATTTAATCAGCAGATAA
- a CDS encoding glycosyltransferase family 2 protein codes for MIGDKRIVVVMPAYNAKNTLQKTFNEIPFDIVDDVILVDDCSTDNTAIVARKIGIHHIIRHQQNRGYGGNQKTCYQKAIELGADIVIMLHPDYQYTPKLIQSMAFVIANDLYPVVLGSRILGKGALKGNMPMIKYVANRFLTLFQNIMLNQKLSEYHTGYRAFSTQIFKDIDIEKNSDDFIFDNQMLCQIFMSNHEIGEITCPTKYFDEASSISLKRSAIYGMGVIKTSIQYRLHRWGLVESPIFMN; via the coding sequence ATGATAGGGGATAAACGAATTGTCGTGGTTATGCCTGCGTACAATGCTAAAAACACTTTACAGAAAACTTTTAATGAAATTCCATTTGACATTGTGGATGATGTTATTCTCGTAGACGATTGTAGTACAGACAATACTGCGATTGTGGCGAGAAAAATTGGTATTCATCACATTATTAGACATCAACAAAATCGTGGTTATGGAGGAAATCAAAAAACATGTTACCAAAAAGCGATTGAGCTTGGTGCCGATATCGTAATCATGCTCCATCCGGATTACCAGTATACACCTAAACTTATTCAATCCATGGCCTTTGTTATTGCCAACGATCTGTATCCAGTTGTATTAGGGTCTAGAATTCTGGGTAAAGGTGCTTTAAAAGGAAATATGCCTATGATCAAATATGTGGCGAATCGATTTCTAACACTCTTCCAAAACATAATGTTGAATCAAAAACTCTCTGAATATCATACCGGATATCGTGCTTTCTCTACCCAGATATTTAAAGATATTGATATCGAAAAAAACTCTGATGACTTCATTTTCGACAATCAAATGCTATGTCAAATTTTTATGTCTAACCACGAAATCGGAGAGATTACATGCCCTACTAAATACTTTGACGAAGCTTCTTCAATTAGTCTTAAACGGAGCGCTATCTACGGTATGGGAGTTATTAAGACGTCCATCCAATATCGATTACATAGATGGGGACTGGTTGAATCACCAATATTCATGAATTAA
- a CDS encoding phospholipid carrier-dependent glycosyltransferase, protein MGQLKSSNILDTFVYPLIISVVFLFIYAFIFDMKLDTNGDNYNYLNYATSILDGHGYSSPYNSNYSPTNWYPPGYSSLLAITMVFFGENIPLLKVLNGVLYLVGLILFYIIIKKSTNDSILAFSITLLLTFNPGLLRFSTILMSEIPFLFFTMFTVYLVIHFDENNLQWRSPYFLGIIISAITTYYFRTAGISLLVSICIHWAIQKKWKQIGLYITGLFILYLPWIIRNSIHGIKGRYMGSIMAVNPWRPEEGNIGSISEFVSKMKTNLFDTVLKGFPETLFNFYPFKDLSTESMIVIGGLTLLIILFGIWKLQKINYLLLFLILGNIGIFMIWHGGNGIRYVWTITPFLALGFFNGLIQPLKLLFTFKNQKVYSYFSLLILLLFIPYKPQLQAYHQNAQKKGSPAYQNYFKIAKEIKHMEGQDVTVTSRKPGMFHFYSDVFVNNYKYTLDIEEQIDFLKKSGTDYVVLEQLGYSSTNRYLYPAVQRYPNKFKIIKHIKNPDTYLLKFSPDLGYTGEWENNERSGYGTFVWENGMTFAGNWKNNVRNGKGTLYFSDGRQLEGSWENDKLHGPAIIKSKEGTIIERCEYQHNKKIKIY, encoded by the coding sequence ATGGGGCAGTTAAAATCATCAAACATACTCGATACATTTGTATACCCACTGATTATTTCAGTTGTATTCCTATTCATCTATGCTTTCATATTTGATATGAAATTAGATACGAATGGAGATAATTACAATTACCTCAACTATGCAACTTCAATACTAGATGGGCATGGTTACTCTTCACCTTATAATTCCAACTATTCCCCAACCAACTGGTATCCTCCAGGATACTCTTCACTTTTAGCGATTACTATGGTTTTCTTTGGTGAAAATATTCCATTACTTAAAGTTCTTAATGGGGTACTTTACTTAGTGGGCTTAATTCTGTTTTATATCATTATCAAAAAAAGTACAAATGACTCTATTTTAGCTTTTTCAATCACTCTATTACTCACATTTAATCCTGGGTTGCTACGATTTTCAACGATTTTAATGTCCGAAATCCCATTTCTATTCTTTACGATGTTCACTGTTTATCTTGTAATCCATTTTGATGAAAACAACTTGCAATGGAGATCCCCATACTTTCTAGGGATAATTATCAGTGCAATCACGACATATTATTTCCGTACAGCTGGAATTTCATTACTTGTAAGTATTTGCATTCACTGGGCAATTCAGAAAAAATGGAAACAAATAGGTCTATATATTACTGGGTTATTTATTCTTTACCTTCCCTGGATTATTCGCAATTCTATTCATGGCATTAAAGGACGTTATATGGGGTCCATTATGGCCGTAAATCCATGGAGACCTGAAGAAGGTAACATCGGTTCAATTTCTGAATTTGTATCCAAAATGAAAACCAACCTTTTTGATACTGTTCTTAAAGGTTTTCCTGAAACATTATTCAACTTCTATCCCTTTAAAGATTTATCTACAGAAAGTATGATTGTAATTGGAGGGCTCACGCTTCTCATCATCTTATTTGGAATTTGGAAACTTCAAAAAATCAATTATCTCCTTTTATTTCTGATTTTAGGTAACATCGGAATTTTTATGATTTGGCATGGAGGCAATGGTATTAGATATGTTTGGACCATTACTCCATTTTTAGCTTTGGGCTTCTTTAACGGACTCATTCAACCTCTTAAACTTCTATTCACATTTAAAAATCAAAAAGTCTATTCCTATTTCTCTCTCTTGATTTTATTATTATTTATCCCTTACAAGCCACAACTTCAGGCTTATCATCAAAACGCACAGAAAAAGGGAAGTCCTGCATATCAAAACTATTTTAAAATCGCCAAAGAAATCAAACATATGGAAGGTCAGGATGTTACGGTTACTTCCAGAAAACCAGGAATGTTTCATTTCTATTCTGATGTATTTGTAAACAATTACAAATACACTTTAGACATTGAAGAACAGATTGACTTTCTAAAGAAATCGGGCACCGATTATGTGGTTTTAGAACAGTTAGGTTATTCCAGTACTAACAGATATTTATATCCAGCAGTTCAGCGCTATCCTAATAAATTCAAAATAATCAAACACATTAAGAATCCCGACACCTATCTACTTAAATTCTCTCCTGACCTTGGGTACACCGGTGAATGGGAAAATAATGAACGCTCAGGATATGGTACTTTTGTTTGGGAAAACGGGATGACATTTGCAGGGAATTGGAAAAACAATGTGCGTAATGGTAAAGGGACTTTATACTTTTCTGATGGTCGTCAACTGGAAGGTTCCTGGGAAAATGATAAATTACATGGGCCAGCCATTATAAAATCTAAAGAAGGAACTATCATAGAAAGATGTGAATACCAACACAATAAGAAAATTAAAATCTATTAA